One Bombus pyrosoma isolate SC7728 linkage group LG9, ASM1482585v1, whole genome shotgun sequence genomic window carries:
- the LOC122570693 gene encoding protein yellow isoform X2 — translation MQRKSTLPLFNALLQSYFWIMVVASDKLRVAYQWKQLDYEWPSNDTELLFPEYKQEDNLPLGLEITNTRIFVTVPRWRRGVVASLNYFYINDTRESPSLIPYPSWEAHQYRAGNVPEIISTFRIRADRCERLWVLDTGFTDILDSPEQQAPPALLIYDLTDDRLLRKFIIPEDQKTPDSLFANIAVEDYSCEDTFAYLADLGGPGLVVYSWKSENSWLLKHHFFQPDSQAEEFNVSGISFQWTDGLFGMGLAPTNDGYSVMYFHPLSSTMEFSVSTKLLRDPERATSPDNFHEFHALGSRGHNGQSSVSFLDPDTGVLFYALAVLNAIACWKPQNTFTIEQQGFIYVDNVTMVFPNDLKIDRKGNIWILSDRLPTFMYSRLDPEDYNFRIVTGSVKEAIKGTVCSMNPSSTTNNPHDSTTEVQTVYPKYPKMAENSGYVHNSELISILIIVITISVRIFI, via the exons ATGCAAAGGAAATCGACTCTACCTCTTTTCAACGCACTACTTCAAAGTTATTTTTGGATAATGGTTGTAGCCAGTGACAAACTTCGTGTGGCCTATCAATGGAAACAGCTTGATTATGAATGGCCAAGTAACGATACCGAGCTTCTATTCCCAGAATACAAGCAGGAAGATAATCTTCCCCTTGGCCTTGAGATTACAAATACTAGGATCTTCGTTACTGTGCCAAGATGGAGACGTGGTGTAGTTGCTAGTTTGAATTACTTTTACATTAACG ATACACGCGAGTCTCCTAGTTTAATCCCGTATCCTTCTTGGGAGGCGCATCAATATCGAGCTGGAAACGTCCCAGAGATCATTTCAACGTTTCGAATTCGTGCAGATCGCTGCGAAAGACTATGGGTTCTTGATACAGGATTTACTGATATTTTGGATAGTCCAGAACAGCAAGCTCCACCAGCATTACTCATTTACGACTTAACAGACGATCGTTTACTCCGAAAATTCATTATTCCGGAAGATCAAAAAACGCCTGACTCTCTTTTTGCAAATATCGCCGTCGAAGATTATTCTTGCGAAGATACTTTTGCTTATCTGGCTGACTTGGGTGGTCCTGGACTCGTAGTTTATTCGTGGAAGTCGGAAAATTCGTGGCTTCTTAAACATCATTTCTTTCAACCAGATTCTCAA GCTGAAGAATTCAATGTATCGGGAATTTCGTTCCAATGGACCGATGGTCTCTTCGGTATGGGTCTTGCACCAACTAACGATGGCTATAGTGTAATGTATTTCCATCCACTTTCTAGCACCATGGAATTTTCAGTTAGTACTAAGTTACTAAGAGATCCTGAACGTGCTACTTCTCCAG ACAACTTCCATGAATTTCATGCCCTAGGATCTCGCGGACATAATGGTCAAAGTAGCGTGAGCTTTTTAGATCCAGACACCGGAGTTCTGTTTTATGCATTAGCTGTTTTGAATGCTATTGCGTGCTGGAAACCTCAAAATACGTTCACAATCGAGCAACAAGGTTTTATTTATGTAGATAACGTCACAATGGTTTTTCCCAACGATTTAAAG ATTGATCGAAAAGGGAATATTTGGATACTCTCGGATCGTTTGCCTACTTTTATGTACTCTCGCCTGGATCCtgaagattataattttagaatcgTTACGGGTTCGGTTAAAGAGGCTATAAAAGGAACTGTTTGCTCGATGAATCCATCTTCAACTACGAACAATCCGCACGATTCTACGACAGAAGTGCAGACCGTTTATCCTAAATATCCAAAAATGGCAGAGAATTCCGGTTACGTTCACAATTCTGAATTGATTTCTATACTGATCATCGTTATAACAATTTCTGTAAGAATATTTATCTGA
- the LOC122570693 gene encoding protein yellow isoform X1, protein MNNRQALNGIETVLRENVSFISRTNPYVSLSRVVDAIVLCVFQSVATFLNWNDRETNQEIKMQRKSTLPLFNALLQSYFWIMVVASDKLRVAYQWKQLDYEWPSNDTELLFPEYKQEDNLPLGLEITNTRIFVTVPRWRRGVVASLNYFYINDTRESPSLIPYPSWEAHQYRAGNVPEIISTFRIRADRCERLWVLDTGFTDILDSPEQQAPPALLIYDLTDDRLLRKFIIPEDQKTPDSLFANIAVEDYSCEDTFAYLADLGGPGLVVYSWKSENSWLLKHHFFQPDSQAEEFNVSGISFQWTDGLFGMGLAPTNDGYSVMYFHPLSSTMEFSVSTKLLRDPERATSPDNFHEFHALGSRGHNGQSSVSFLDPDTGVLFYALAVLNAIACWKPQNTFTIEQQGFIYVDNVTMVFPNDLKIDRKGNIWILSDRLPTFMYSRLDPEDYNFRIVTGSVKEAIKGTVCSMNPSSTTNNPHDSTTEVQTVYPKYPKMAENSGYVHNSELISILIIVITISVRIFI, encoded by the exons ATGAATAATCGGCAAGCCTTGAACGGCATCGAAACGGTACTGCGGGAGAACGTCTCTTTCATTTCTCGGACGAATCCTTATGTTAGTTTGTCGCGTGTCGTCGACGCGATAGTACTTTGCGTGTTTCAGTCTGTCGCGACATTTCTCAACTGGAACGACAGGGAAACg AATCAGGAAATCAAAATGCAAAGGAAATCGACTCTACCTCTTTTCAACGCACTACTTCAAAGTTATTTTTGGATAATGGTTGTAGCCAGTGACAAACTTCGTGTGGCCTATCAATGGAAACAGCTTGATTATGAATGGCCAAGTAACGATACCGAGCTTCTATTCCCAGAATACAAGCAGGAAGATAATCTTCCCCTTGGCCTTGAGATTACAAATACTAGGATCTTCGTTACTGTGCCAAGATGGAGACGTGGTGTAGTTGCTAGTTTGAATTACTTTTACATTAACG ATACACGCGAGTCTCCTAGTTTAATCCCGTATCCTTCTTGGGAGGCGCATCAATATCGAGCTGGAAACGTCCCAGAGATCATTTCAACGTTTCGAATTCGTGCAGATCGCTGCGAAAGACTATGGGTTCTTGATACAGGATTTACTGATATTTTGGATAGTCCAGAACAGCAAGCTCCACCAGCATTACTCATTTACGACTTAACAGACGATCGTTTACTCCGAAAATTCATTATTCCGGAAGATCAAAAAACGCCTGACTCTCTTTTTGCAAATATCGCCGTCGAAGATTATTCTTGCGAAGATACTTTTGCTTATCTGGCTGACTTGGGTGGTCCTGGACTCGTAGTTTATTCGTGGAAGTCGGAAAATTCGTGGCTTCTTAAACATCATTTCTTTCAACCAGATTCTCAA GCTGAAGAATTCAATGTATCGGGAATTTCGTTCCAATGGACCGATGGTCTCTTCGGTATGGGTCTTGCACCAACTAACGATGGCTATAGTGTAATGTATTTCCATCCACTTTCTAGCACCATGGAATTTTCAGTTAGTACTAAGTTACTAAGAGATCCTGAACGTGCTACTTCTCCAG ACAACTTCCATGAATTTCATGCCCTAGGATCTCGCGGACATAATGGTCAAAGTAGCGTGAGCTTTTTAGATCCAGACACCGGAGTTCTGTTTTATGCATTAGCTGTTTTGAATGCTATTGCGTGCTGGAAACCTCAAAATACGTTCACAATCGAGCAACAAGGTTTTATTTATGTAGATAACGTCACAATGGTTTTTCCCAACGATTTAAAG ATTGATCGAAAAGGGAATATTTGGATACTCTCGGATCGTTTGCCTACTTTTATGTACTCTCGCCTGGATCCtgaagattataattttagaatcgTTACGGGTTCGGTTAAAGAGGCTATAAAAGGAACTGTTTGCTCGATGAATCCATCTTCAACTACGAACAATCCGCACGATTCTACGACAGAAGTGCAGACCGTTTATCCTAAATATCCAAAAATGGCAGAGAATTCCGGTTACGTTCACAATTCTGAATTGATTTCTATACTGATCATCGTTATAACAATTTCTGTAAGAATATTTATCTGA